A region from the Stutzerimonas stutzeri genome encodes:
- a CDS encoding phosphatase PAP2 family protein has translation MPALPNTALDSRPFNFTLAFGLPLLAMLVLLLGDPSQLDFALSRLFYEPGSGFVGRHSWLLEDVLHDRVKQLVILLAVLALVGFVLSLLPTRLAAWRRPLGCLVLSLALSTSIVTPFKALTGVHCPWSLTDFGGSETYTPLLSERAPTLKPGRCWPGGHASAGFSLLALFFVLRDRRPRAARYALAFALTLGTVLSIGRVMQGAHFMSHNVWTLLFDWLIGTACYRLVLYRRIASPAMAPAIDAAR, from the coding sequence ATGCCTGCCCTGCCCAACACCGCCCTCGACAGCCGCCCGTTCAACTTCACCCTGGCCTTCGGCCTGCCATTGCTGGCGATGCTGGTGCTGCTGCTCGGTGACCCGAGCCAGCTCGACTTCGCCCTGTCGCGGCTGTTCTACGAGCCGGGCTCGGGGTTCGTCGGCCGCCACAGCTGGTTGCTCGAAGACGTTCTGCATGACCGCGTCAAACAGCTGGTGATCCTGCTCGCCGTGCTGGCACTGGTCGGCTTCGTCCTCAGCCTGCTGCCGACGCGGCTGGCCGCGTGGCGTCGGCCGCTGGGCTGCCTGGTGCTGTCACTGGCACTGTCGACCAGCATCGTCACACCGTTCAAGGCGCTGACCGGCGTGCACTGTCCCTGGAGCCTGACCGACTTCGGCGGCAGCGAGACCTACACACCGCTGCTCAGCGAACGGGCACCCACGCTCAAGCCAGGACGCTGCTGGCCGGGAGGCCATGCGTCGGCGGGCTTTTCGCTGCTGGCGCTGTTCTTCGTCCTGCGTGACCGGCGCCCGCGCGCGGCGCGTTACGCGCTGGCCTTCGCATTGACGCTCGGTACCGTGCTGTCGATCGGACGGGTGATGCAGGGCGCGCACTTCATGTCGCACAACGTCTGGACGCTGCTGTTCGACTGGCTGATCGGAACGGCCTGCTACCGGCTGGTGCTGTACCGCCGTATCGCCTCACCGGCAATGGCGCCGGCCATCGACGCCGCTCGCTGA
- a CDS encoding diacylglycerol kinase, with the protein MKGRSGLARIWHASGYSMAGLKAAYRGEAAFRQLVLLNLILIPVALLLDVSRVERAVLVGVVFLALIIELLNSAIEATVDRISLELHPLSKQAKDMGSAAQLLALCLIGLVWAVILL; encoded by the coding sequence ATGAAAGGACGCAGCGGCCTTGCCCGTATCTGGCACGCTTCCGGCTATTCGATGGCGGGCCTGAAGGCTGCCTACCGCGGCGAGGCGGCGTTCCGTCAGCTGGTATTGTTGAACCTGATCCTGATACCCGTGGCATTGTTGCTGGATGTCAGCCGCGTCGAGCGTGCCGTGCTGGTCGGCGTGGTGTTCCTGGCGCTGATCATCGAGTTGCTGAATTCCGCCATCGAGGCGACCGTCGACCGCATTTCCCTCGAACTGCATCCGCTCTCCAAGCAGGCCAAGGACATGGGCAGCGCCGCGCAACTGCTGGCGCTCTGTCTGATCGGCCTGGTGTGGGCGGTGATCCTGCTCTGA
- a CDS encoding YkvA family protein has protein sequence MFSLSRFTSRLRGWARQLKRDVMTLWLCARHPDTPWWLRALLVCVVAYALSPIDLIPDFIPLLGYLDDLLLLPLGIWLAIRLMPPAILSECRAQALAWEDTPRPVTRAGAVAVVLIWVSGAAALAYWLMQR, from the coding sequence ATGTTCAGCCTGTCTCGCTTCACGTCGCGCCTGCGGGGCTGGGCACGCCAGCTCAAGCGTGACGTCATGACGCTCTGGCTCTGCGCCCGCCACCCGGATACGCCCTGGTGGCTGCGCGCGCTACTGGTCTGCGTGGTCGCCTACGCGCTCAGCCCGATCGACCTGATCCCGGACTTCATCCCGCTGCTCGGCTATCTCGACGACCTGCTGCTTTTGCCCCTCGGCATCTGGCTGGCCATACGCCTGATGCCTCCGGCCATCCTCAGCGAGTGCCGCGCCCAGGCGCTGGCCTGGGAGGACACACCGCGCCCGGTAACCCGCGCCGGCGCCGTAGCGGTGGTGCTGATCTGGGTATCGGGGGCCGCTGCCCTGGCCTACTGGCTGATGCAGCGCTGA
- a CDS encoding response regulator transcription factor, which translates to MRILVIEDNRDILANVLDYLELKGFVVDCAQDGLSGLHLAATAHYDLIVLDIMLPGIDGYQVCKRLREDAGRDTPIIMLTARDALDDRLQGLKSGADDYLIKPFALSELVARIEAVLRRSQGARKQKLQVGDLQYDLDTLQATRAGQSLRLNPIGHKLLTVLMQKSPAVVRREQLEEALWGDDVPDSDSLRSHIHQLRQVLDKPFDKPLLHTVHGVGFRLAELDHAD; encoded by the coding sequence ATGCGCATTCTGGTGATCGAAGATAACCGAGACATCCTGGCCAACGTTCTGGACTACCTCGAACTCAAGGGCTTCGTGGTCGACTGCGCCCAGGATGGGCTCAGCGGCCTGCATCTGGCCGCGACGGCGCACTACGACCTGATCGTGCTGGACATTATGCTGCCCGGAATAGATGGGTATCAGGTCTGCAAGCGTTTGCGCGAGGATGCCGGGCGCGACACGCCGATCATCATGCTCACCGCCCGCGATGCCCTGGACGATCGGCTGCAGGGGCTCAAGTCCGGGGCCGACGACTACCTGATCAAGCCGTTCGCGCTGTCCGAGCTGGTGGCGCGCATCGAGGCGGTGCTACGGCGCAGCCAGGGCGCGCGCAAGCAGAAGCTGCAGGTTGGCGACCTCCAGTATGACCTCGACACCCTGCAGGCGACGCGAGCCGGGCAGTCTCTGCGGTTGAACCCGATCGGTCACAAGCTGCTCACCGTCCTCATGCAGAAGAGCCCCGCGGTGGTGCGCCGCGAGCAGCTGGAAGAAGCCCTCTGGGGCGACGACGTTCCCGACAGCGACAGCCTGCGCAGCCATATTCATCAGTTGCGTCAGGTACTCGACAAACCCTTCGACAAGCCGCTACTACATACCGTGCATGGCGTTGGCTTTCGTCTGGCGGAGCTCGATCATGCTGACTAA
- a CDS encoding SdiA-regulated domain-containing protein yields MMQTGSYNTQRLGVLLRRRYRLAGLAVLLLAFVATALALHWNERLYFYLTRQMDVTHDVSADRWLPGYEVEIDGKPVAGVERNLSAITYDRDLDRLLAVVNGGPTELLVLSKTGELLEHYPLTGFGDIEGVTYMGGGRVAVSDERAQQVSIFTLPAAPRSVDVSEAQFFSLGIHLNGNKGFEGLSYDAAGDRMFIVKERDPRQLYEVKGVAASLEGPLQLTIVDHTDWIDDQVFATDLSDIHYDAETGHLILLSDESHLVMELSDSGKMLSYRSFNRFTSDLQHTAPHPEGVTLDDDGTLYVVSEPNLFYSFRRPGH; encoded by the coding sequence ATGATGCAAACAGGTTCCTATAACACGCAACGCCTGGGTGTGTTGCTTCGGCGCCGCTACCGGCTGGCCGGCCTGGCTGTGTTGCTGCTGGCCTTTGTCGCAACGGCGCTGGCGCTGCACTGGAACGAGCGGCTGTATTTCTACCTGACCCGGCAGATGGACGTCACCCACGACGTCTCGGCTGATCGCTGGCTGCCCGGCTACGAGGTCGAGATTGACGGCAAGCCCGTCGCGGGCGTCGAGCGCAACTTGTCTGCCATTACCTATGACCGTGATCTGGACCGCCTGTTGGCGGTGGTCAACGGTGGCCCCACCGAATTGCTGGTGCTGAGCAAGACCGGCGAGCTGCTCGAGCACTATCCGCTGACCGGCTTCGGCGACATCGAAGGGGTGACCTACATGGGCGGCGGGCGAGTCGCGGTGTCGGACGAACGCGCGCAGCAGGTGAGCATTTTCACCCTTCCAGCTGCGCCGCGCAGCGTCGACGTGTCCGAAGCGCAGTTCTTTTCCCTGGGCATCCACCTCAACGGCAACAAGGGCTTCGAGGGCTTGAGCTACGACGCGGCGGGCGACCGGATGTTCATCGTCAAGGAGCGTGACCCGCGCCAGCTATACGAAGTGAAAGGTGTGGCGGCGAGCCTCGAGGGCCCGTTGCAGCTGACGATTGTCGACCACACCGACTGGATCGACGATCAGGTCTTTGCCACCGACCTGTCGGACATCCATTACGATGCCGAAACCGGCCACCTGATTCTCCTCAGCGATGAATCGCACCTGGTCATGGAGCTCAGCGACAGCGGCAAGATGCTCAGTTACCGCAGCTTCAATCGGTTCACCAGCGACCTCCAGCACACCGCACCGCACCCCGAGGGCGTGACCCTGGACGACGACGGCACGCTCTACGTGGTCAGTGAACCCAACCTGTTCTACAGCTTCCGCCGCCCGGGCCACTAG
- a CDS encoding thermostable hemolysin has product MELPWVEHTDVLARIGRESPLTLQLAQPGQGARRAALEHFIALRFAESYQARIRHFMPCLLGLHGDDGAVQGAVGLRSARRRPLFLERYLDEPIEQAVSRRSGMPISRGEIVEVGNLAAFGNASARLLIVALTDLLIAQGFRWVVFTGTPTLLNSFQRLALDPMPLGLADPARMGEELADWGSYYASRPQVMAGEILPGHQRLLQLGIYPRLGYEPLFNFGEVPHAACS; this is encoded by the coding sequence ATGGAACTGCCCTGGGTTGAACACACTGACGTACTGGCGCGCATCGGCCGCGAATCGCCGCTGACCCTGCAACTGGCGCAACCGGGCCAGGGGGCGCGGCGGGCGGCGCTGGAACATTTCATCGCCCTGCGCTTCGCCGAGAGCTACCAGGCGCGGATCCGCCACTTCATGCCCTGTCTGCTGGGCCTGCATGGCGACGACGGCGCGGTGCAGGGCGCGGTCGGCCTGCGCAGCGCCCGGCGCCGGCCGCTGTTTCTCGAACGCTACCTGGACGAGCCCATCGAGCAGGCCGTGAGCAGGCGCAGCGGCATGCCGATTTCACGCGGCGAGATCGTCGAGGTGGGCAACCTGGCCGCTTTTGGCAATGCCTCGGCGCGTCTGCTGATCGTCGCCCTGACCGACCTGCTGATCGCCCAGGGCTTCCGCTGGGTGGTCTTCACCGGCACGCCGACGTTGCTCAACAGCTTCCAGCGCCTGGCACTCGACCCGATGCCGCTGGGGCTGGCCGATCCGGCGCGGATGGGCGAGGAGCTGGCCGACTGGGGCAGCTACTACGCCAGCCGGCCGCAGGTCATGGCCGGCGAGATCCTGCCCGGCCACCAGCGTCTGCTGCAGCTAGGCATCTATCCACGGCTGGGCTACGAACCACTGTTCAATTTCGGGGAGGTACCGCATGCAGCCTGCAGCTGA
- a CDS encoding class I SAM-dependent methyltransferase, translating into MTRSSPIELEFSRKYDREHARQYLRKHQDGLARRLSHWRDEQMARRALKLAGDPDLVLDLPCGAGRFWPLLAEHPSRMIFAADNSADMLAIARAAQPPQVVKRVETFRTSAFAIDMGANAVDCIFSMRLLHHIAEPAHRLTMLREFHRVSRDTVILSLWVDGNYKSWKRKRLERRRPDQENKNRFVVPRSKIEAEFGEAGFDIVGHRDFLPGYAMWRVYVLRKRS; encoded by the coding sequence ATGACCCGCTCAAGCCCGATCGAACTCGAGTTTTCGCGCAAATATGACCGTGAGCATGCTCGCCAGTATCTGCGCAAACATCAGGACGGCTTGGCCCGTCGGCTGTCGCACTGGCGTGACGAGCAAATGGCCCGGCGAGCGTTGAAGCTGGCCGGCGATCCCGATCTGGTCCTGGATCTACCTTGCGGCGCGGGGCGGTTCTGGCCGTTGTTGGCCGAACACCCGAGCCGGATGATCTTTGCTGCGGACAATTCTGCCGATATGCTGGCCATCGCGCGTGCGGCACAGCCTCCTCAGGTGGTCAAGCGGGTAGAAACCTTTCGAACCTCAGCCTTTGCCATCGACATGGGCGCCAATGCGGTCGATTGCATCTTCAGCATGCGCTTGCTGCACCACATCGCCGAGCCGGCGCATCGCCTGACCATGTTGCGTGAGTTTCACCGGGTGTCCCGTGATACGGTTATCCTCTCGCTCTGGGTAGACGGCAACTACAAGTCCTGGAAACGCAAGCGCTTGGAGCGCCGGCGACCGGACCAAGAAAATAAAAACAGATTCGTGGTTCCGCGCTCGAAGATCGAAGCGGAATTCGGCGAGGCCGGATTCGACATTGTCGGCCACAGGGACTTTCTCCCGGGATACGCCATGTGGCGTGTCTACGTGTTGCGCAAAAGGAGCTGA
- a CDS encoding sensor histidine kinase has protein sequence MLTKQPFARRIVIAFTLMTFVVSGVFSLGIVAVVHFIEEHLVTQELGGELDGVLNDVLVLKTAPRLDAATRFFASDVPGYEIPEAFRDVAPGFTEVVSHDDAYYVYLREIDGERYMLVEEQQEFEARETALFGVVLAGFLLSIVGAWGLGRLMADKVMAPVSRLAQQVRHRDQLHALAPPLALQYPDDEVGHLAAAFDSTLGQLRQSLERERLFTSDVSHELRTPLMVILGACELLAQADLPVKSRTQAQRIERAAQEMHELVETFLMLARARPEQTAFLGTARLAAVAEDQTDRWAPLFIEKGLAFSLRSEGEDSGEYNPILLGSVMSNLLRNALHYTEAGSVQLIIESGGFRVEDTGVGIPPEQQERIFQPFVRGAQSRGEGLGLGLSLVRRICAHQGWSVSLEQRAPSGSCFRVHFSEAAA, from the coding sequence ATGCTGACTAAGCAGCCGTTTGCGCGGCGTATCGTCATCGCCTTCACCCTGATGACGTTCGTGGTCAGTGGCGTATTCTCGCTGGGCATCGTTGCGGTGGTGCATTTCATCGAGGAGCATCTGGTCACGCAGGAGCTGGGCGGCGAGCTGGATGGCGTGCTCAATGATGTGCTCGTGCTCAAGACCGCGCCGCGACTGGATGCGGCTACGCGTTTCTTTGCTTCGGATGTGCCGGGATACGAAATTCCTGAGGCGTTTCGAGATGTGGCTCCCGGCTTCACAGAAGTGGTCAGCCATGACGACGCCTACTACGTTTACCTGCGCGAGATCGACGGCGAGCGATACATGCTGGTCGAGGAGCAGCAGGAGTTCGAGGCGCGCGAAACGGCGTTGTTCGGCGTGGTGCTGGCAGGCTTCCTGCTGAGCATCGTGGGTGCCTGGGGGCTGGGGCGGCTGATGGCGGACAAGGTGATGGCGCCGGTGTCACGCCTGGCTCAACAGGTGCGCCATCGCGATCAACTGCATGCCTTGGCCCCGCCGCTGGCCTTGCAGTATCCGGACGACGAGGTCGGCCATCTGGCTGCCGCCTTCGACAGTACCCTGGGACAACTGCGACAGAGCCTGGAGCGCGAGCGGCTGTTCACCAGCGATGTCAGTCACGAGCTACGTACCCCGCTGATGGTGATCCTCGGCGCCTGCGAACTGCTCGCTCAGGCCGACCTGCCGGTCAAGTCACGAACACAGGCCCAGCGCATCGAGCGCGCGGCGCAGGAGATGCATGAGCTGGTGGAGACCTTCCTGATGCTGGCCCGGGCGCGTCCCGAGCAGACGGCGTTTCTCGGTACGGCTCGGCTTGCCGCGGTCGCCGAAGACCAGACTGACCGCTGGGCGCCTCTGTTCATCGAAAAAGGCCTGGCGTTTTCTCTTCGGTCAGAAGGTGAGGATAGCGGCGAATACAATCCCATATTGCTCGGCTCGGTAATGTCGAACCTGCTGCGCAATGCGCTGCATTACACCGAAGCCGGGTCAGTGCAACTGATCATCGAGTCGGGTGGCTTTCGCGTCGAGGACACTGGTGTCGGCATCCCGCCGGAACAGCAGGAACGTATCTTCCAGCCCTTCGTACGCGGCGCGCAAAGCCGCGGCGAAGGGCTCGGCCTGGGACTCTCGTTGGTTCGTCGCATCTGCGCGCATCAGGGCTGGTCAGTCAGCCTCGAGCAGCGTGCGCCGAGTGGCAGCTGCTTCCGAGTCCACTTCAGTGAGGCCGCGGCTTGA
- a CDS encoding AMP-binding protein produces MQPAAERFWATLERHAGIALREGPHQLSYAQLREAVDSRADQLARLGVQRVALALDNGLEWALWDLALLRAELVCVPLPGFFSPAQHAHVLQHAGIDCVIGTANPLTEASGFEATAPGVLQRPLQSVTSVPAGTLKITYTSGTTGQPKGACLDAEAQLAVADSLWQASLPCAVQQHLCVLPLATLLENIAGLYAPLLAGACVELRPLAEIGFSGSAGFDLPRFLATLNQSRPHSLILLPQLLLAIVSAAEQGVPLPDSLRFVAVGGGRVAPQLLERAERLGLPVFEGYGLSECASVVCLNTPAARRISTVGQPLAHVEVRLADDGEVLVKGPHMLGYLGEPVQPGNWLATGDLGHFEDGFLVLHGRKKHQFVTAYGRNVNPEWVEAELVQQAPIAQAWLHGEALPQNIAVLVPRRADCSDAELQAAVDRVNAGLPDYARAHHWLRANAPFSANNDLATSNGRLRRAALQTAYGADIDSLLPSA; encoded by the coding sequence ATGCAGCCTGCAGCTGAACGTTTCTGGGCGACCCTCGAGCGCCATGCCGGCATCGCCCTGCGCGAAGGTCCGCATCAACTGAGCTACGCGCAGCTGCGCGAGGCGGTGGATAGCCGCGCCGACCAGCTCGCGCGGTTGGGCGTGCAGCGCGTCGCCCTGGCGCTGGACAACGGGCTGGAGTGGGCACTATGGGACCTTGCGCTGCTGCGCGCCGAATTGGTCTGCGTGCCACTGCCGGGCTTTTTCTCGCCGGCCCAGCATGCCCATGTGTTGCAGCATGCCGGCATTGATTGTGTGATCGGAACGGCGAATCCGCTGACCGAGGCGTCCGGCTTCGAGGCGACGGCGCCCGGCGTGCTGCAACGCCCGTTGCAATCGGTCACATCTGTACCGGCCGGCACCTTGAAGATTACCTACACCTCCGGCACCACCGGCCAGCCCAAGGGCGCCTGCCTGGATGCCGAGGCCCAGCTGGCGGTCGCCGACAGTCTGTGGCAGGCCAGCCTGCCCTGCGCGGTGCAGCAGCATCTGTGTGTGCTGCCGTTGGCGACGCTGCTGGAAAATATCGCCGGGCTCTATGCGCCGCTGTTGGCTGGCGCCTGCGTCGAACTGCGTCCGCTGGCCGAGATCGGCTTCAGTGGCAGCGCCGGCTTCGACTTGCCGCGCTTTCTCGCCACGCTGAACCAGAGCCGACCGCACAGCCTGATCCTGCTGCCGCAACTGCTGCTGGCCATTGTCAGTGCCGCCGAACAAGGCGTGCCACTGCCCGATTCACTTCGATTCGTCGCCGTCGGCGGTGGCCGGGTCGCCCCGCAGTTACTCGAGCGCGCCGAGCGGCTCGGGCTGCCGGTGTTCGAGGGTTACGGCCTGTCCGAATGCGCCTCGGTGGTCTGCCTCAACACGCCGGCAGCGCGCCGCATCAGCACGGTTGGCCAGCCGTTGGCACACGTCGAGGTGCGCCTGGCGGATGACGGCGAAGTGCTGGTCAAGGGCCCGCACATGCTCGGCTACCTCGGCGAGCCGGTGCAGCCGGGTAATTGGCTGGCGACCGGCGATCTCGGCCATTTCGAGGACGGTTTCCTGGTGCTGCACGGGCGCAAGAAACACCAGTTCGTCACCGCCTACGGACGCAACGTCAACCCCGAATGGGTGGAAGCCGAGCTGGTCCAGCAGGCGCCGATCGCCCAGGCCTGGCTGCATGGCGAGGCCCTGCCGCAGAACATCGCCGTGCTGGTGCCGCGCCGCGCCGACTGCAGCGACGCCGAGCTGCAAGCCGCGGTGGACCGGGTCAACGCCGGCCTGCCCGATTACGCCCGCGCGCACCACTGGCTGCGCGCCAACGCGCCTTTCAGCGCGAACAACGACCTGGCGACCAGTAACGGCCGTCTACGTCGCGCCGCGCTGCAGACGGCCTACGGCGCCGATATCGACTCCCTTTTGCCTTCTGCCTGA
- a CDS encoding lipopolysaccharide kinase InaA family protein, translated as MAAVVLPRSVEAADDFEQWWNTQGEWVEPPNLRRDGESGVQRLQARRGGLLYCKRQIGHLYRSLWHPLGRPTVLRERDALQAFSRLGVRVPAIAFCGTQRQAGQWQALLVTEELQGFVSLEQWYEDRLDQRYGASVHQQMLESVGRTLSRYHRARWQHGCCYPKHIFIKVVGEADAVLIEIALLDLEKSRRRLRSRAAAGHDMRQLARHRDAMPETDWQLLQSAHAAAFAHGGDQ; from the coding sequence ATGGCTGCTGTCGTTCTCCCGCGTTCGGTCGAGGCCGCCGATGATTTCGAACAATGGTGGAACACGCAGGGCGAGTGGGTCGAACCACCGAACTTGCGCCGCGACGGCGAGAGCGGGGTGCAGCGGCTGCAGGCCCGTCGAGGCGGCCTGCTCTACTGCAAGCGGCAGATCGGCCACCTGTATCGCTCCCTATGGCATCCGCTCGGTCGGCCTACCGTGCTGCGTGAGCGCGACGCGTTGCAGGCGTTCTCGCGCCTTGGCGTGCGGGTGCCGGCCATCGCGTTCTGCGGTACTCAACGGCAAGCGGGGCAGTGGCAGGCGTTGCTGGTCACCGAAGAGCTGCAGGGCTTCGTCAGTCTCGAACAGTGGTATGAAGACCGCCTGGACCAGCGCTACGGCGCAAGTGTGCACCAGCAAATGCTCGAGTCCGTCGGCCGCACGCTGAGCCGTTACCATCGGGCCCGCTGGCAACACGGCTGCTGTTACCCCAAGCACATCTTCATCAAGGTCGTCGGCGAGGCGGATGCCGTCCTGATCGAAATCGCACTGCTTGATCTGGAAAAGAGTCGTCGGCGTCTGCGTTCCCGTGCGGCCGCCGGCCATGACATGCGGCAGCTAGCGCGTCATCGCGATGCGATGCCCGAGACGGATTGGCAGTTGCTGCAAAGTGCGCATGCTGCGGCTTTTGCACATGGAGGAGACCAGTGA